DNA sequence from the Antennarius striatus isolate MH-2024 chromosome 3, ASM4005453v1, whole genome shotgun sequence genome:
TGACCAACCACTCAAACCCATCCTCCAACTTCTTGGAacatttttctatcacattatACAGTAGCTCTGATCATTTGAAACAGATGCAGATGTATGCACAATGGAGATTACTTAAAGCTCACTTGCTGCATCTGAGATTCAATGACTTGACCATCTCTCATGGAGATTCAGCCTTTGTGAATTGATCAGTAAAGCTGCACAAAGACTGATAGGCCCATATTGGGTGGATGGATGTCACAATGTAATTAGGCTGACAGAGAGAGTGAGTTGTAGTCTGTCTCTACATTATATCACTTTCCTTTTCATGCTAATAAATGGTGTCATATAATTACAAAGTCTTATTTAGTTTGCCATAAAAATATTACATCTGAATGCAGCAGGATGTCATGGTCCTCCTTGTCTTTGTGCCAGAAAATACCTTTCTCTTCCTGTATGTACCTATCTCAAGTTGATCTCCTGTTTCTTGTgcctttagatagatagatagatagatagatagatagatagatagatagatagatagatagatagatagatagatagatagatagatagatagatagatagatagatagatagatagatagatagatagatagatagatagatagatagatagatagatagatagatagatagatagatagatagatagatagatagatagatagatagatagatagatagatagatgtgcagggggtggctggtgttgttcatgatggtcctgaatttagacatggtctgTTAAGAGTCTGTTAAGACGATCCATAtatcttttcctggccccgccaccaCAACACACAATGGCAACATTAATTTTAGTTTCTTGTAGTCGTATTGTTAATGTACATTAGATTATTTCTCCTGTTTCAAGTATGCTCCTGGATCTCTTTTATTACTTTATAAGTGAATCCCTTCAAGGTAACTTGAAGGTaacttgtttatttcttttccccTCGTGGtggttttgtgttattttatgaatcttttttttttctgggtccTGGCTCTCCTTGTACTTCATGTACTGTAGCACAGGATATGGAGCGGCAATGTTCAACTCTAAGTTATGTAGTGGCATCACAGCTGgtagtgtgtatgtatgtttgacaaagagatggagatatagatagatggatagagagAATgtctatgttttatttatctctaGTTAAGTGCCTGTGAGAGCTGCAGTGAAGCTGCTAGATAAGACTATTTCAGTGGAACAGACGATCAGTCTGTTTCCTACTACAGTAATTGGATGGACTCTATTAgatttttgttaaattaaaacagatttCCATCATAACCCTATTAGCATTTTTCAATTTAGGGCTATGAtggagaataaataaaatggctGTTGGTCAAAAACACTAgaagtactttattttttatttattttatttaacctttatttatccaggtgagtCCCATTGAAATTACAGATCTCTTTTGCTAGGGAGCCCTGGCCACATtcacgctcacattcacacctacgggcaatttaggctgaccaattcacctatggtgcatgtttttggaggaagccggagaacccggagagaacccacgcagacacggggagaacatgccaactccacacagaaaggtccCCAGGTGGATTCGGACctatgaccttcttgctgtgaggcgacagtgctaaccactacaccACCGTGCTAGAAATACTGCTAGGGATTTTTCAACATGAAGCACTAATTGAATTATTATTCACTTATTTTAGTTTAGAgttatatagtttttttttaaatttatcgcgcaaaaataaaaatacgtTTTGTTTCAAATTAGCTTTGAAGGAATCACAGCTATACCTGAAAAATAACTGAATAAGCAATTACTGAAAaaggaatgttttaatgtgaagatGAAGATTATTTCATGAAGAAATACTGaactgtttcatttttttaaatcaaaatgagtaaataagtgaaagtaaaaaaaatttgattaatATCAGCAAATAACATGCATCCTAAATTTTTGTccatttagtttttttctttgtctatctgttgctgccctctgctgtccGGACATGCTCCTGGtgtcctgaacacaacacaatgagcaaacacaacaaatctCAATTAAGTGACAATAAATTGCACAGATGTTCTTAGACAAATGAGGATTCACtcatttaattttaacaatttttattgctttatagTGGGCTTTTTAAGCTTTCATAGTATTTCAAGAAAGGAGACCACATTCACTAGAAACTGCATGGAGCCTTTCAGAGtgtatctgatttttttttccaatttcagAAATGAAATAGTGGAATCTTTAATCTACCTGTTTAATGTGGGTGGTGTCTGTTGAATGTGCAGATTTGAAACCTGacaacaaaattttcttttaaggGAACAAGCTTCATCACTGAAACCACAAAATGCACACATTGGGTTAGGGTGTTTAGGGTGTTTATCCCTCACATTCTAGAGTAGGCATGTGGGCAGGACCAGAAGATGCATATACGATTTGCAGGTTGACTTCTGCAACATGGACAAGACTGTGCTACATTTGAAAAGTCTTGACCAATTTGGCCCTAGTCCAATATACTCTTAGCGGGATTTTCAGTTGAATCAAGCTATGTCTAGCGTAAGGAGTGTACTGAGTACAGAGCAGGTTCCCACTGATCTTCTCTCATTACAGACCCCAAATCATCCTCCCAAAGCCGCTTTGTAGCTTGTAgctggggtggcagtagctcagtccactaggtcttggacCGGGGACTGGAAGTCGCCTGGTGTGGATCAAAATCATTGGTCAATTTGATGAGCGATACACCATTGGTGTATTGCtcacaaaagtgaaaataaaagtatgcAACATACAGACAGTTCAGGCCAGATGTCACCTGGAGGCGATTTATCAAATTAACATCTGTCCCTACAACATGGACTTCTGAAAACTGAGTCACTTTGTGGtaacaaacacatcaaaatgtTATGATGGAGTGTGTGTTCTAACATTTTTGCCAGTTGGTTTCCCTTGGCAGTGTGGATAACTCTTTATGTTTATTAGAGCAAGCTGTTATGTTGTAATGCAGGAAGTTAAAAGAGAGGAATCCTCCCCAAAGGTCATTATACGTACATTTAAAAGCCAGTCGTCAGCTGAAATATCTAATTCATCCAAGGGGTGGCGCTGAACAATTACACGATCGATAGACAGATACAGTATTGGAGGATGGCTTCACAAGCCATACCTGGAACACATTGTCCCAATATCACAATGCAGAATGTAAAGACTAAAATGTATTGATGTTTAAGCATATTGATTTGGTTAAATATTACATTGTGTACATAATTGGTCCATTCTGTTTGTTAGTACTTGGTAGTGTTGTAGGTTTTTTGATCTatcattattacttttttttgtttataagGTATCTTATAAAGTTTCCATGTTGATTTCATCTACGTACGGACAAGCTGACTTTTGAAGAATTTAGAAGTTCAATTAATGATGTCAAGTCAATTTTCACGGAGTGTTCCTCTCAGATTTGggaaaatgtttacatttttactgttatttagtTTTACTCAATCAAAGTAAAGCATGCTGATGGAAAGCACTCTAAACTAAACATacttttcatttctctgtttattGGATGTTGTTAGGGACAGTTCAGATGAGACTCGACCAGCCCTGTCATGAGTGTGATATACCGAAGGTCACTGATATAGAGCAGATAGGCAGAGTAAGCAGATAAGATACTGTCTTATCAGGCTGTTTTTTACCTGTTCATTAAGCTATCATGATGCCACTGCAGTAATTTCATAACAGGTcagaaaatcaacacaaaaacagcagtGAAGTTAATGTAAATGCAGTAAAATGTACAAATATCTATTCCAATCTTGCTCCTTTTTCTTCTAAATCATTCAGAAATATTGAGTATAAGAGGTCACATTTATTAATTCAGTGTGGTTCTGTCATTTTAGAGTAGATAAATTGCATTCAATTTTCGCTCAATTTGGAATCTCATTTGCCCAAAAGGTAATCAAATTTAACACCTCCACATTACTGTAAGACTAGATACATAgccatttgttttaaatttgtagTTAAGAAACATGCAATAAATCTGTGCCATTTATGTTAACAATACATATAGTAATACAGAATAATATTTATCCAATCCTGTCACTGTCTAATCCAAAGGATGCGATGTTCCACCCCatgagtcttcttcttttcctttcggcttttcccttcaggagtcgccacagcgaatcagttgcctccatttaaccctgtcttctgcattctcttctctcacaccaactaccttcatgtcttctttcactacatccataaacctcctctttggtcttcctcgaggcctcctgcctggcagttcaaaactcagcatccttctaccaatatattcactctctctcctctggacatgtccacaccatcacagtctggcctctctgactttatctccaaaacctctaacatgtgctgtccctctgatgtactcattcctgatcctatccttcctggtcactcccaaagagaacctcagcatcttcatctctgctacctccagctctgtctcctgtcttttcctcagtgacactgtctctagaccaaacaacatcgctggtctcaccacagttttgtacacctttcctttcattctagctgaaactcttctatcacacatcacacctgacactttcctccacccgttccatcctgcctggacacgcttcttcacctcttttccacactctccattgctctggactgttgaccctaagtacttaaaatcctccgccttcttgatctcttctccctgtaacctcactcttccacttggatccctctcattcacacacatgtactctgtcttactgcggctaaccttcattcctctcctttccagaacaaacctccacctctctagcttctcctccacctgttccctgctgtcactacagatcacaatgtcatctgcaaacatcatagtccatggagattcctgtctaacttcgtctgtcagcctgtccatcaccatagcgaacaagaaggggctcagagctgatccctgatgcagtcccacctccaccttgaactcctctgtcacacctacagcacacctcaccactgtcttacagtcctcatacatgtcctgcactgctctaacatacttctctgccactccagagttcctcatacaataccacagttcctctctgggcaccctgtcatcagctttctccagatctacaaaaacacaatgcagctccctctggccttctctgtacttctctatcaacatcctcaaagcaaatactgcatctgtactactcttttttggcatgaaaccatactgctcctCGCAAATgatcacttctgcccttagtctagcttcagctactctttcccataacttcactgAATGGaccatcagctttattcctctgtagttgccacaactctgcacatctcccttgagatgagatgaaaccCCATGAGTACTGTATGCcaaattaatttgttgtttgtttgggattttattttaaggAATGCTATTTTAATTTAGCTCTTGCgctctctttcttttcccctTCACTTTCTTTTCCTATGACAACCCATCATGGCTGTCCACTCACAGAATTCCCTACTGCTCTTGCCTTGCTCAGTATGAGCAGTCTAGACCCgctttttactttaaaaaatgcCCTCAGGTACATTCcttgttatttttataatattacaatgttaataaaattgACTTGTAAGTTTTAAGTTGTTAAGAAACGTGCTGAGTTGCTGTCATGGAATCTAATTGATAACATCCTTAAAAAGACTTAATTGACCTCCAGACAGAAACCATCAGTTCAGATCTGTCTCATGCTCAACTACTGGCTGAAGCTCCTGCCTTGCTCCAAATTTATTGGAAACCCATGAATACTCTAAAATGAACAGTTAGAACACTTCTTGAGGAAATTAACCTCTCTATCACTTTCTGGTTTCTGGTTCATGTCAGACAGAGTGAAAGTACACAGTCTGATTTATGGTCGAGTCATAAACCACCACATATAAACCCTGAGGCTTCTAGCTGTAGACTCAGTGGGGAGCGACTGCAAGGGTGAGTGCTGCTTATAGTCTCTTCACTGTCCGTTAGGCTCATGACAGTTACTGGTGATCATGTGGCAAGAGTGGCAAGAGTCTGTtttgataaatatatatatttagtaaTTGGTTGCAGTGTTAATCTTGTATATTATaaaatttctaattttattttgtaattttctcTCAAGTTTGGTAAAACTGCATTTAATGAGTAAAAATCTGGGTCTCAAGTGCATGTATGTACACATTATTATGATAATGGCTTGATTATGATATTACTACGAAAATTTTATCTGCAAATCTACATTCGTGGAATATAAGGCAGAGGTATATGGAAGCAAAAATTCAACTACACACAAAGAATATAGCTCCTGCTCATACAAAATGATCGTTTTATAATGATGCCTGAAAAATTGTAATTTACCAGTAGGGTTTATGGGTCTGAAGCTTTCTGTGTTTAATTTCCAGATGAAGCTGTCGGCATTGCTGCTGCTGGCCCTGCTGGCTCTGTCCTCAGCCAGTCTGCAGGACATAGTGAAGAGGAGCTCTCAGCTCAGAAAGGGTAAACATTCATTTTTTGAGGCATACATACAAGGTACATAAACTGTAACTTGCGTTGCACTGATAGTAGTAGCGGAAACTGCAAGATCAATGTCATAATGATTTCTAACCTTGAttatgattaattaattaaaataaattttttagaCTTGCTTCACAGTTGTCTAACAAGGTCTGCACTTTGGACATTCTGAACTATTAGAGCTGggatatttgtctttttgtgtcatcttcaCTAAAATCAAAAGTTACCCAAATGTGGGACAAGACACTCCTTTTTGGAATAAGCCCATCTAGTTGGGGCCTGGTTGCTGGTCtagtctttctgtctgtgttatCCATGCTGAAGGACATGACTGTCCACTTTGGACAAAGTTTAAGTTAAATTTATACATATTAACAACATTAGGCAGGTGAGAGGTTTTAAAGTAATGGTGTATAAACATTTCATTGCCCAAACCTGTTTATATCTTTGTTAAAGAATAATATCTGATGTGAGGTCCTTCGTCTTACCATTCAGTTATTTTCTTGTTCCATTTAGACTATTGAACATTTATGGtactatttaaaatgtaaatgttctaACTTTGACTTTTACATAGCTTCCATACTGAACCCAGAGCTGGAAGACATGGTGCCTGAACCGACTGGTAACATCGTGGTGTCAGAACCTCTGACTCCTCCTGAGTTGGAGCAGCTGGAGAATCTACCGGCCAACATTTTTGGTGATAACGTTAACCTGGAGTGGTTGACTTGGAACGGCTCTCTGCCCAATGGAGCTATTGCAATCTACAATGGTTACACTGAGCGCACTGACTATGTGTGCAAGTATAAGTGTGAGGCCGGCTTCTTCAATCCAAGTTTGGGCCCATACTGTCGCTACCCCTATGGAGACCGCGAGTACTACGCTCCTGAGTTTGAGATCCTGGCAAATAAAGACAACTTTGAGTTCTTGGAGTGGAAGGAGGGTTCTTATGGTTCTGTGCCCCAGTATTCAGTCAGAACTTGTCTGGGTGTTGGCATCTATGTTGGGAAGAATAAGTATGGTCTTGGAAAGGTGGTTCCTCAGTTCGAAGCTTTCTTCCTTCCTTGGGAAGGCGATGAATATTGGTACAAAAAATACCAAGTCTTGTCCATCAACAGGGATGCCTATACCCAGCACATCAGTGATGTAAAATATGCCATTGATGATGTTGCCATCTTCCAGTATCCTCCTGAGACCATGCAAATTTCTGGGGTCACCAATAATGAGTGTCAGTCAGTGGTGAAGACTGTTACCATCTCAAAGACCACAGAGGTGGAGACCACCTGGAATATTGGAAGAGCCACCATGCTGGGTATCATGGGCAGTATTACTGCTAAAATCCCTCTTATTGGCTCAGGTGGTATTGAGATGAGTGGTGAGAAAACACTGCAGTTCTCCAGAGGAACCACTCTGGTGGAGGAACTCAGTCACACAGTATCCATTGAGCTAACGGTTCCACCAAACTACTCATGCAGAGTTCGTATGGAGGGACGCAAGATTAAAGCTGACATCCCCTACACAGCTCGCCTCAGCCGCACCTACCGCAACGGAGAGACCCAGTGGACGTCCATCTCTGGGACGTACGACGGCGTCCAGATCGGAGAAGTCCGGGCTGTGGTGGACCGCTGTGAACCTGTATCCGAAGCCCAGCCTTGCCCGTGAAAGATTGAtggacacacaaaaataaatttatgaaCATCTGCTTGTCAAAACTAAATTGTTGCAAAATAACAATATATCCATGGATTTTTTTGTGGTAATTGAAAGATATGTTAAAGAGTATAATAAACGTCTAAACACTAACCAGCATGTGAAACTTATTAGTGATTTTACATTTTccacaaaacaaaatctaaacaagaaccaatgcagtcagagacggcaacatcccgtgacacccctgaattcaaaattttaccctgacctacttgcatagatcaaaggtcaaagctagtgctctgacctactttcatagattgatgcaatagctttgatctacggtcttacactggccttctctctcgtctttctatgttatccagttcctgattgtacaaaagttaaaatttgacctttgTCTAGTtatctcaaggtcaaggtcatcatctcattttcatccccgttgccacccaagtaatgtgtagtttgtttcatttttctatctgcaacagttgcgaaaaTATTcggtggacggacggatggactgATGAACAGACTAACGGACGaccacacaaacgctgacaattacaatacatcatcactttgaagcgggatgtagtAATTCAGTACATTTGCTCAAGGATATTTCTGGTTATTaatttcaattttgtttttttatagatAAAAATTTTTCAACCACAAATTGTACATGCTTTTTGATAGTAAATTTGATAGTAGCTTGACCTCTTACATGAACTTAAGTTGACCTTGTCTTGACCTATTTCCCAAAATAGAGCTTCTAGTCCAAGACTTTTACTTTAAGTGGAATTTTTAATGTAGTGTTTATTGATAGTAATACAAAATAATGAGCATTCAGAGAGACTTAAGTTGTGCTTGGCTCTATGGAAGTTAATACAATTGTTGCTGGTTTTCATCAAAATGGAGGAGaaaacaataagaaaacaaTAAGAACAAAACAATGGTGAACAATTAATAATGAGTGAATTAAAACGTGATTTGTGTGAGTCCAAAATTTGCAATTTGGGTTGAAAATACATTAGAATGTAAAAGTTCTGACTGTTGACTACTTTAAATTAATTGTATTGTATATTTCCAATAATATTATTAAACATATCATAAGATCCACAAACTTCCCCTTTAAAATTTCAATCTGCAGAGTGCCCTGTGAGAACAGTACCACTTCAAGGACCAATCAGATTTCATCTGGGCCAAACATCCCCGTCACCCAACCTTtggatccacacacacaaaacctatTATATAAATTTGGATGAGACGTTTAAGTTCTCTTCAGGATAATGTTAACTCTTATCTCTCATCAAATGTTAGTTTGTCTATATTAATTTGTATGACAGAATACTTTTGAATATCTTAAAAGTCTCATTAGCCATTTCTAACAAGATTTTGTGTGGCTTTAACTCAGCTATACACTTACAACAGAATGTTAACATGATCACACTAAAAATGTCAGCAGATACTTATGCATTTAAATATCCTGTACATGTTAATATGGAAGAGAATCACTGCTTACCTTTCCATTCATAGATCAGgaatttttctttcattgttgcattgttgactttctatctgtaaagcgctttgaaattaaaattaaaggggcggcagtggctcagtggtaaagcaggcggtagagcaggtcgtcctatgatttaagatcggcggttcgattcccgctcccgcccccccaaaaatacccggaggtgagctgacagtgggaggtgtcaactcatctccggagcactgccgaggcacccttgagcaaggtgccgtcccctttacaaattgctcatttgaggcgcaccaagaaggagctgcctgccactctacctcccctgcatgcccacaggcccccttgtgtgtgtgtgtgatacaggggcctgtactcacaaacatatatgtatgcatgcgtttgtaatcagtagctagagtgtgccttcttaatttcccttcggggatcaaaccagtatataaaattaaatttaaaaaaattaaaaaattaaatgtcttcagatgtgattaagcgctatataaataaaagttgattgattgattaattctTTCTTATTTGACATTAAATATagtcattattttgtttaacaAGGAAAGTCATAAAATACAGTAGATTTATAATTGGGAAACCTTTCAGAAACCAACCTAGAATGAAATAATTAGACACAAAAGACATCAACTTTGAATATAATTGAATCACTTCTTGTTCCAGTCACTGTATACATCTAAATGGTGCACTCAATCAGAACAACACAATACTGTATAAAGTCCATGAACTGTCAATGCGAAGTATTCACGGTGGTACTGATGTGGATGAACACAGACAGTCAAGTGAATTGAAATGACCTTCGCAAAGATTTGCAGACTCCTGATTCAGACTGAAGTAACTTGATAACACCTTTCTGTCTCAAGGACACACAAAGATGACCATGACATCAGTGATTTGCAGTGATACGCTTTTCGTGCAGAGCAATGTTTGGTTTAATCTTGGCAGCCAGTGGCCTTATGCAACAGGGACGTTCTTAATCAATAAGCCAGTATAGCATTGGATCTAATCATTGTGTTGCAGCCTGACCTTATCTGAACATACAGTATCTTGCCATCTATGAGGAAAGAGCACCGCAGCCCTTTGGACATCGTGCAATCCTCTATCACTCAGTAGATATGAGACATTAACTCCAgacaaatgtatttatgaagACTCATCAAAGGGTAAATTTGCAGAAAGTGACATAGAGGTTTGAAGGGAGGATCAATAAAATTATTGTTATCGCTGGAAACATGGATCATCCATTTTTATATTCTGAGCTGCTGGTAGATCTTTTTAATACAAGGAAAAAAATGGGTCAAAGCCCATCCTAtaggaacctatcccagctgactttgggGCGGcgatggctcagtggtagagtgggcggtagagcaggttgtccaatgtttcaagatcggcTGTTAGattcccgcccaaaaacacctggagtgtgacctaacagtgggaagtgtcagctcacctccggagcactgccgaggtgcccttgagcagggTGCCATTACCCTTACAAGCTGTTCATTTGGGTGCACCACAAAGAGGCTGCCCTCACCCTACCttcccctgcatgcgtacaggcctcttgtgtgtgtttgtgtgttcagggcctgtacacactaatatataagATAGtgtactaactagagtgtgccactaattgcCCTGTGGGGATCAATtcagtatataaatttaaacaaaaaaaaaaaaaaggaggtggTATTCACCCTGAACAACTCCTCAGTTTGTCACAAGAACAGGCAACAAACAATCACATTCTCAATCATGCCTCTGGAAAATTAGAGTCATTAATtcatataaatgaaatgctttagtggtgggaggaagctggagaacccagaggggACCCaggcagacacaaggagaatgTGAAATTATATCCCCTGAACATCTTCTCCCTATTCTTGAGCATACAAAGTATGTTCATCAAAGTTGCATTATAACAAATAAGTCAAAGTTGATTAAATGTACCAAAAAATTCCTGCATGGCTGTCAGGTTGAACCACAAGTATTATGATTGTTATTGTCGTACCAAATGAGTTCTCATGTGATTGATTCCTTCAGTGTACAGGATGCTATCAAAACAATCAATCATCAAGTCGTCTTGTGTATTAGAACACTCCAGGGGAACTTGATCATATTTTAACATAGAAGCATTGAACTCCAAGCATCCAAGGCATTTTAGAATAACCCATCGATTTCATCTGTGGGCCCAACCCTATGCATTAGCCTGCAAAAATCAATGATAGAATGTACAGCAAAGAACATGTATTTAGGTGTCTAATTAAAAGAAATGAGGATTTGTCTATACATGCCAGTCCATGTTAGACCATGACCGGTCAAAACCCTTGTTCTCTTgtaattcttcatttttttctatcagtatacagtattttctttgagtCTTTCCATTATCAGGAACACGGTAGATTAAAGTTGAGCAGAAGAAAAGTGTAAACACTGGGTTAACGGAGTGAAGCTGCTGCAACTCCCTCCTGTTTATTGCAGGTCATAATctgcagagaggttttaaaaatCAGCACACAGTGCAGGCGGTGTCGCAGCAGGAGGAACCTGTCAAGGTAAATACTGCTTCTCTACATACACTATGAATGAGGTGTGCGTTTGTAGTCCTATTTAACAACAATCAACACCATTAAAACGTTTGATTTGGTTCCGTAAGTGTACTGTAAGAAAATTATTACATGGAAATTTTATGATACAGATAAAGCAATTTTCTAAAGGCTAAACATTTTTCTCTTATTATGAGCatgacaaacataaaaacataaatgcatACATATGATTTTGAAGTTCATGTACTGatatatgatgtgtgtgtgtgcgtgcgc
Encoded proteins:
- the LOC137592155 gene encoding natterin-3-like, with translation MCGAPTGNPYRHEEKMSNSLEPNQNPEPPGNSANHHTMKLSALLLLALLALSSASLQDIVKRSSQLRKASILNPELEDMVPEPTGNIVVSEPLTPPELEQLENLPANIFGDNVNLEWLTWNGSLPNGAIAIYNGYTERTDYVCKYKCEAGFFNPSLGPYCRYPYGDREYYAPEFEILANKDNFEFLEWKEGSYGSVPQYSVRTCLGVGIYVGKNKYGLGKVVPQFEAFFLPWEGDEYWYKKYQVLSINRDAYTQHISDVKYAIDDVAIFQYPPETMQISGVTNNECQSVVKTVTISKTTEVETTWNIGRATMLGIMGSITAKIPLIGSGGIEMSGEKTLQFSRGTTLVEELSHTVSIELTVPPNYSCRVRMEGRKIKADIPYTARLSRTYRNGETQWTSISGTYDGVQIGEVRAVVDRCEPVSEAQPCP